In Ipomoea triloba cultivar NCNSP0323 chromosome 15, ASM357664v1, one genomic interval encodes:
- the LOC116005559 gene encoding FCS-Like Zinc finger 11-like translates to MLRKRTRSQKDQQMGHLMPDSSSESHLNSGVFAQKHKVSSFFNVPALFVGLNPKQSESDSVRSPTSPLEFRVFSTLNTLRSQRSSEGHQKSWGGSKVGLSIIDALDDKTKRPGNLPIPSKSKNIIFGPQMSCKTPNFLNHSDSFDAAKSLPKNIPIFPCTEPKPFNLHNDSSYVLFGIGDAPLEEGISSQNMRSCSLDSGRSGSHFAGFASRKSNLHSGSFGTEHGINSAISQNGRELSKLGNSSGAKLSSMPAPSGSISTSEIELSEDYTCVRTHGPNPKVTHIFCDCILECHNNEFTNFSKNGEEEKGLSKGPDCCEEHLSYPSSDFLIFCYTCKKKLDGKDIFIYRGEKAFCSSSCRSEEILIDEQKEKTNKGGDDFEKPNSPEESFESSLFIAT, encoded by the exons ATGTTGAGGAAGAGGACCAGATCACAGAAAGATCAACAGATGGGTCACTTGATGCCTGATTCATCATCAGAGTCCCATTTAAACTCTGGTGTTTTTGCTCAGAAACACAAAGTCAGTTCCTTCTTCAATGTCCCTGCTCTGTTTGTTGGGCTCAATCCTAAGCAATCAGAATCTGATTCAGTTAGAAGTCCCACTTCTCCACTTGAATTTCGGGTCTTCTCAACTCTTAATACCCTTAGGTCTCAAAGATCATCTGAGGGACATCAGAAGAGCTGGGGTGGTAGTAAAGTAGGCCTGAGCATTATTGATGCTCTCGATGACAAAACTAAGCGGCCTGGGAATCTTCCCATACCCTCTAAGAGTAAAAATATTATCTTTGGACCACAAATGAGTTGCAAGACACCAAATTTTCTAAACCATTCTGACTCTTTTGATGCAGCTAAGTCATTGCCTAAAAACATCCCAATTTTCCCTTGTACTGAGCCTAAACCATTCAATCTCCATAATGACAGTTCTTATGTTTTGTTTGGAATTGGAGATGCCCCATTGGAGGAGGGTATTTCGTCTCAAAATATGCGCTCTTGCTCGCTAGATTCAGGAAGGTCTGGGTCACATTTTGCTGGTTTTGCAAGCCGTAAATCTAACTTGCACTCTGGGAGTTTTGGTACTGAACATGGAATAAACTCGGCAATTTCTCAAAATGGCAGAGAACTGTCAAAGTTGGGCAACTCATCAGGTGCAAAGCTGAGCTCGATGCCAGCGCCCTCTGGTTCTATTTCAACAAGTGAGATAGAGCTTTCTGAGGATTATACCTGTGTGAGAACCCATGGCCCCAATCCTAAGGTGACCCATATTTTTTGTGACTGCATTTTAGAATGTCACAACAATGAATTCACCAATTTTTCAAAGAATGGTGAAGAGGAGAAAGGGTTGTCAAAGGGGCCTGACTGCTGTGAAGAACACCTTTCATATCCCTCAAGTGATTTCTTGATCTTCTGCTATACATGCAAGAAGAAATTGGATGGCAAGGACATATTTATATACAG GGGTGAGAAAGCATTTTGTAGTTCTTCTTGCCGCTCTGAGGAGATTTTGATTGATGAGCAAAAGGAGAAAACCAATAAAGGTGGTGATGATTTTGAAAAGCCAAACAGCCCCGAGGAATCTTTTGAGAGCAGTTTGTTCATTGCTACATAG
- the LOC116007605 gene encoding potassium channel KAT3-like, whose protein sequence is MASSEARSPVPLSETRSPMPLLYRRRSSGEIRNLASVSSSLLPTFGTVMGEGSVQLRRFVIAPYDRRYRVWQLFLVVLVVYSAWSSPFELAFRKVATGSLQPVDLVVDAFFGIDIILTFFVAYLDKSTYLLVDDHKKIAFRYVTYLGFPMDIASTIPFQTIYQVITGKAHRGVVFGFLNLLRLWRLRRVSAFFSRLEKDTRISYFWTRTFKLICVTLFVVHSAGCFYFWLDTHYHDSDRTWIGSKVPDFKDRSLWLGYTYSTYWSIVTLATVGYGDLYAVNTGEKIFTIFYMLFNIGLTAYLIGTMTNLIVHSAVRTFTMRDAINNTLRYARKNRLPEGLKEQMLAHVTLKFKTAELQQQVLEDLPKAIRSAIAQHLFCSTLENTYLFKDVSEDFILQLVCELKAEYFPPKVDIIIQNEIPTDFYVIVSGEVDALAYINGTEQFLSKLKSTEMAGEVGVIFNIPQPFTVRSRRLSQVIRISHHHFKQLLQPLTEDGKKILSNFCQHLKGLKKEELDEIPIVKDLLGDPNENEVSAEEGAGHASNEGQNQQQNRNNTTFASTGTFLTRVIIHGHHPNDDELKDESRGKLIHLPNSIEELLSIAENRFGKRGSKVLTGNGSEVEDIGAIRENDHLYIC, encoded by the exons ATGGCCTCATCGGAAGCACGATCGCCGGTGCCGTTGTCGGAGACGAGGTCTCCGATGCCGTTGCTGTACCGGCGGCGTTCCAGCGGCGAAATAAGAAACTTGGCCTCAGTTTCCAGCAGCCTGTTGCCGACTTTTGGTACTGTGATGGGTGAAGGATCTGTTCAGCTCAGAAGATTTGTCATTGCTCCATATGATCGTAGATACCG GGTGTGGCAATTATTTCTTGTGGTCTTAGTGGTATATTCGGCATGGTCATCCCCTTTCGAGCTAGCATTTAGAAAGGTGGCAACTGGGTCTCTTCAGCCGGTTGACTTGGTGGTGGATGCTTTTTTTGGTATTGATATTATCCTCACTTTCTTTGTGGCTTACTTGGACAAATCTACCTATTTGCTTGTGGATGATCATAAGAAAATTGCTTTCAG GTATGTTACATATCTTGGCTTTCCAATGGATATAGCTTCAACTATTCCCTTCCAAACCATATACCAAGTAATCACCGGCAAAGCGCACCGTGGTGTTGTGTTTGGCTTTCTCAACTTGCTCCGACTATGGCGGCTCCGCCGTGTCAGTGCTTTCTTCTCTCGACTTGAGAAGGACACTCGTATAAGCTACTTCTGGACAAGGACTTTCAAGCTAATATGT GTGACTTTATTCGTGGTCCACTCTGCCGGATGCTTCTACTTCTGGcttgacactcactaccatgATTCAGACAGGACATGGATAGGATCTAAGGTTCCAGATTTTAAGGATAGAAGTTTATGGCTTGGTTACACTTACTCTACCTACTGGTCCATTGTCACTCTAGCAACAGTTGGCTATGGAGATTTGTATGCAGTGAACACTGGAGAGAAGATCTTCACCATCTTCTACATGCTCTTCAACATTGGCCTCACAGCTTACTTGATTGGAACCATGACTAATCTCATTGTCCACAGTGCAGTTAGAACTTTCACCATG AGAGATGCGATCAATAATACATTGCGATACGCGAGGAAGAATCGACTTCCAGAAGGGCTGAAAGAGCAAATGCTGGCTCATGTGACACTGAAATTTAAGACAGCAGAGTTACAGCAACAAGTGCTGGAAGACCTGCCCAAGGCTATAAGATCTGCCATTGCTCAGCACCTGTTTTGTTCCACTCTTGAAAACACTTACCTCTTCAAGGATGTTTCTGAGGACTTCATCCTTCAATTG GTATGTGAACTAAAAGCAGAATACTTTCCACCCAAAGTTGACATCATTATCCAGAATGAAATACCAACAGATTTCTATGTCATTGTATCTGGTGAAGTG GATGCTTTAGCATACATAAATGGCACAGAACAG TTCCTGTCAAAATTGAAATCTACAGAAATGGCTGGGGAAGTGGGTGTGATCTTTAATATCCCACAGCCATTCACAGTAAGAAGCAGGAGGCTTTCTCAGGTCATCCGTATCAGTCATCACCATTTCAAGCAATTGCTTCAGCCCCTTACTGAAGATGGCAAGAAAATTCTTTCCAATTTCTGTCAG CATTTGAAGGGGCTGAAAAAGGAGGAATTGGATGAGATACCAATTGTAAAAGATTTGCTGGGCGACCCGAACGAAAATGAG GTTAGTGCAGAAGAAGGTGCGGGACATGCAAGCAATGAAGGACAAAACCAACAACAAAACA GAAACAACACAACATTTGCATCAACAGGAACGTTTCTAACACGAGTGATAATACATGGGCATCATCCAAATGATGATGAACTAAAAGATGAAAGTAGAGGCAAGCTAATCCACCTTCCTAATTCCATTGAAGAGCTTTTGAGTATTGCAG AGAATAGGTTTGGGAAGAGAGGAAGTAAAGTTTTGACGGGTAATGGCTCTGAGGTGGAAGATATTGGTGCTATACGTGAAAATGATcatttgtatatttgttga